One Helianthus annuus cultivar XRQ/B chromosome 7, HanXRQr2.0-SUNRISE, whole genome shotgun sequence genomic region harbors:
- the LOC110868927 gene encoding receptor kinase-like protein Xa21 isoform X1: MKSSQPNCYPSSSMRLAIHLLSLVTCLITPSASYGGNETDHLALLSFKSMITHDPYGALTSWNTSLHFCDWNGVLCGKKHKRVIRLRLYSQGLAGYLSPHVGNLSFLRYLVIDNNTFQGTIPPELGRLSRLSLLNLDRNRFEGVIPTNLSGCYNLDTLVISDNRLVGSIPMEIGFLSKLAFIVVHGNNLTGGIPPFLGNLTLIESFSATRNPFGGNIPDTLGNWKRLKELYLGVTNLNGTIPDSIYNLSLLTDLSLPDNQLTGSLPSTMGTTLPNLVRLQLSNNQLTGLLPLSLSNCSKLGYIEMSENKFNGKLAIDFAKLKDMYQITLVGNLFGSGEADEMKFIDSLKNCSMLQILDLGYCQFRGVLPSSIGNLSDQLYYLSFGENQLYGNLPSSIGNLVGLTNLYLGVNRFVGKIPFTIGNLKNLGVASLSRNQFVGLIPDSIGNLSSLLELSLNSNELEGRIPSSLGNCRKLLKVFLGDNKLSDTIPKELLQLSSLSIILNLSHNNLFGSLPTEVGDLKMLTYLDLSHNNLSGNIPSSLGSCTSLLFLSLKGNLFQGMIPPSLSSVRGVARLDLSYNNLSGQIPRFLERFSLEYLDLSFNDFEGEVPIAGVFAKANAFSILGNSRLCGGVVELGLPKCKEMKKPKKKLPLVIVLVFSIGLLCIVLWFAYAWSKKKTKGQQPQSSTNEPFSNITYSQLLKATDGFSESNLLGTGGFSSVYKGILDDYGGMVAVKVVHLQIQGAERSFIAECEVWRSIRHRNLLKIITLCSSVDFQGNDFKALVYEFMPNGSLHDWLHSSARKSRLDILTRIRILIDVACALDYLHNHCQPTIVHGDLKPSNILLDDDMVAHVGDFGLARFLGTDSNKNNSLAIKGTIGYAAPEYGLGSEMTTSGDVYSFGILLLEVMTRKRPTDDIFNDGLNLHHFVYMALQEDHATDVIDGDLLNYHLDVEIDSDLNYDEDDEIAKKGKTTNTKMIEECMTPILKIGVLCSLDSPPQRMHIKNVVHELQRTMDTLRNA, translated from the exons ATGAAATCAAGCCAGCCAAATTGCTATCCATCTTCCTCAATGCGTCTCGCTATTCACCTTTTAAGTCTTGTTACATGTCTTATTACCCCTTCTGCTTCGTATGGAGGAAACGAGACTGATCATCTGGCGTTGTTGTCGTTTAAGTCGATGATCACTCATGATCCCTACGGAGCTCTAACGTCATGGAACACTTCCCTTCATTTCTGTGATTGGAACGGTGTTTTATGTGGGAAGAAGCACAAAAGAGTGATTCGTTTACGACTGTATTCCCAAGGTCTAGCTGGCTATTTGTCTCCTCATGTAGGGAATCTCAGTTTCCTTCGTTACCTTGTAATCGACAACAACACCTTTCAAGGAACCATCCCTCCTGAACTCGGTCGTTTATCAAGGCTAAGTTTACTCAACCTTGATCGTAACAGATTTGAGGGAGTTATTCCAACTAACTTGTCCGGTTGTTATAACCTTGATACGCTTGTGATTTCTGACAACAGGTTAGTTGGAAGCATACCCATGGAGATCGGTTTCCTCTCAAAACTTGCTTTTATTGTTGTTCATGGAAATAACTTAACTGGCGGAATCCCACCTTTCTTGGGTAATCTTACATTAATTGAATCATTCTCAGCCACAAGAAATCCTTTTGGTGGGAACATTCCAGACACCTTAGGCAATTGGAAAAGGTTAAAAGAACTTTACTTAGGTGTAACCAACTTAAACGGAACCATCCCTGATTCCATTTATAACCTCTCGCTTTTAACCGATCTCTCATTGCCTGACAATCAACTTACTGGTAGTCTTCCCTCAACCATGGGTACAACGCTCCCTAATCTTGTCCGCCTTCAGTTAAGCAATAACCAACTCACCGGACTTCTTCCACTCTCGCTATCTAATTGTTCAAAACTAGGATATATTGAAATGAGTGAAAATAAGTTTAATGGGAAGCTAGCAATTGACTTTGCTAAACTTAAAGATATGTACCAAATAACCTTAGTGGGAAACCTTTTCGGAAGCGGCGAAGCTGATGAAATGAAGTTTATTGATTCTTTGAAAAACTGTAGCATGTTACAGATACTGGATCTTGGTTACTGCCAATTTCGAGGAGTGCTCCCAAGTTCAATCGGTAATCTTTCTGACCAACTCTATTATCTATCTTTTGGCGAAAATCAGCTATATGGAAACCTTCCCTCAAGTATAGGTAATCTAGTTGGCCTAACCAACTTATATTTAGGTGTTAACCGATTCGTAGGAAAAATTCCCTTTACAATTGGTAATCTTAAAAATCTAGGAGTTGCTAGTTTATCAAGGAACCAATTTGTAGGTTTGATTCCGGATTCCATCGGAAATTTATCGTCGTTGCTTGAACTTTCTTTAAACTCTAACGAATTGGAAGGGCGTATTCCGTCAAGCCTAGGAAATTGTCGCAAACTATTAAAGGTATTCCTTGGTGACAATAAACTGAGTGACACAATACCTAAAGAGCTTCTTCAACTTTCATCTCTATCCATAATATTAAACCTTTCTCACAACAACCTGTTTGGGTCACTTCCGACTGAGGTTGGAGATCTTAAGATGCTAACTTATCTCGATTTATCTCATAATAATTTATCAGGGAACATTCCTAGTAGCCTCGGTAGTTGCACTAGCCTTTTGTTCTTATCACTCAAAGGAAACTTATTTCAAGGCATGATACCACCATCGTTAAGTTCCGTGAGAGGAGTGGCTAGACTTGATCTTTCTTATAATAATTTATCCGGCCAAATTCCTCGATTCTTGGAACGTTTTTCGTTAGAATATTTGGATTTATCCTTTAACGATTTTGAGGGTGAAGTACCGATTGCAGGAGTGTTTGCCAAAGCAAATGCCTTCTCGATTTTGGGGAATAGTAGGCTTTGTGGTGGCGTAGTTGAACTCGGGTTACCCAAATGCAAGGAGATGAAGAAACCTAAGAAAAAGCTTCCTTTGGTAATCGTATTAGTTTTTTCGATTGGATTACTTTGTATTGTACTATGGTTTGCGTACGCTTGGTCTAAGAAGAAAACCAAGGGCCAACAGCCTCAATCATCAACAAACGAACCGTTCTCGAACATAACGTATAGTCAGCTTCTCAAGGCTACAGATGGATTCTCCGAATCCAATTTGCTTGGCACGGGGGGTTTCAGCTCTGTTTATAAAGGAATCCTTGATGATTATGGTGGAATGGTTGCGGTCAAAGTTGTACATCTACAAATTCAAGGAGCTGAGAGAAGCTTTATTGCAGAGTGCGAAGTATGGCGGAGTATTCGACACCGGAATCTTTTGAAGATAATAACTTTATGTTCAAGTGTTGACTTTCAAGGCAATGATTTCAAAGCTTTGGTTTACGAGTTCATGCCTAATGGGAGTTTACATGACTGGTTGCATTCAAGTGCAAGAAAGTCTAGACTCGACATTCTTACAAGAATACGTATTCTCATTGATGTCGCGTGTGCACTTGATTATCTTCATAATCACTGCCAGCCAACCATTGTTCACGGTGACTTGAAGCCTAGTAACATTTTACTTGATGATGATATGGTGGCCCATGTTGGAGACTTTGGTTTAGCTCGATTTCTTGGAACAGATTCAAATAAAAACAACTCTTTAGCTATTAAAGGAACCATCGGGTATGCAGCTCCAG AGTATGGTCTCGGGAGTGAGATGACAACTAGTGGGGATGTCTATAGTTTTGGAATATTATTATTGGAGGTGATGACAAGGAAAAGGCCAACAGACGACATCTTTAACGATGGCCTTAACCTTCATCATTTTGTGTACATGGCCTTGCAAGAAGACCATGCAACTGATGTTATTGATGGTGACCTTCTAAATTATCATCTAGATGTTGAAATTGATAGTGACCTAAATTATGATGAAGACGATGAAATTGCCAAGAAAGGTAAGACAACAAACACAAAGATGATAGAGGAATGCATGACTCCAATTTTGAAGATTGGAGTATTATGCTCACTAGATTCCCCACCACAACGGATGCATATCAAAAATGTTGTCCACGAGTTGCAGCGTACTATGGATACACTTCGAAACGCTTGA
- the LOC110868927 gene encoding receptor kinase-like protein Xa21 isoform X2, giving the protein MKSSQPNCYPSSSMRLAIHLLSLVTCLITPSASYGGNETDHLALLSFKSMITHDPYGALTSWNTSLHFCDWNGVLCGKKHKRVIRLRLYSQGLAGYLSPHVGNLSFLRYLVIDNNTFQGTIPPELGRLSRLSLLNLDRNRFEGVIPTNLSGCYNLDTLVISDNRLVGSIPMEIGFLSKLAFIVVHGNNLTGGIPPFLGNLTLIESFSATRNPFGGNIPDTLGNWKRLKELYLGVTNLNGTIPDSIYNLSLLTDLSLPDNQLTGSLPSTMGTTLPNLVRLQLSNNQLTGLLPLSLSNCSKLGYIEMSENKFNGKLAIDFAKLKDMYQITLVGNLFGSGEADEMKFIDSLKNCSMLQILDLGYCQFRGVLPSSIGVFAKANAFSILGNSRLCGGVVELGLPKCKEMKKPKKKLPLVIVLVFSIGLLCIVLWFAYAWSKKKTKGQQPQSSTNEPFSNITYSQLLKATDGFSESNLLGTGGFSSVYKGILDDYGGMVAVKVVHLQIQGAERSFIAECEVWRSIRHRNLLKIITLCSSVDFQGNDFKALVYEFMPNGSLHDWLHSSARKSRLDILTRIRILIDVACALDYLHNHCQPTIVHGDLKPSNILLDDDMVAHVGDFGLARFLGTDSNKNNSLAIKGTIGYAAPEYGLGSEMTTSGDVYSFGILLLEVMTRKRPTDDIFNDGLNLHHFVYMALQEDHATDVIDGDLLNYHLDVEIDSDLNYDEDDEIAKKGKTTNTKMIEECMTPILKIGVLCSLDSPPQRMHIKNVVHELQRTMDTLRNA; this is encoded by the exons ATGAAATCAAGCCAGCCAAATTGCTATCCATCTTCCTCAATGCGTCTCGCTATTCACCTTTTAAGTCTTGTTACATGTCTTATTACCCCTTCTGCTTCGTATGGAGGAAACGAGACTGATCATCTGGCGTTGTTGTCGTTTAAGTCGATGATCACTCATGATCCCTACGGAGCTCTAACGTCATGGAACACTTCCCTTCATTTCTGTGATTGGAACGGTGTTTTATGTGGGAAGAAGCACAAAAGAGTGATTCGTTTACGACTGTATTCCCAAGGTCTAGCTGGCTATTTGTCTCCTCATGTAGGGAATCTCAGTTTCCTTCGTTACCTTGTAATCGACAACAACACCTTTCAAGGAACCATCCCTCCTGAACTCGGTCGTTTATCAAGGCTAAGTTTACTCAACCTTGATCGTAACAGATTTGAGGGAGTTATTCCAACTAACTTGTCCGGTTGTTATAACCTTGATACGCTTGTGATTTCTGACAACAGGTTAGTTGGAAGCATACCCATGGAGATCGGTTTCCTCTCAAAACTTGCTTTTATTGTTGTTCATGGAAATAACTTAACTGGCGGAATCCCACCTTTCTTGGGTAATCTTACATTAATTGAATCATTCTCAGCCACAAGAAATCCTTTTGGTGGGAACATTCCAGACACCTTAGGCAATTGGAAAAGGTTAAAAGAACTTTACTTAGGTGTAACCAACTTAAACGGAACCATCCCTGATTCCATTTATAACCTCTCGCTTTTAACCGATCTCTCATTGCCTGACAATCAACTTACTGGTAGTCTTCCCTCAACCATGGGTACAACGCTCCCTAATCTTGTCCGCCTTCAGTTAAGCAATAACCAACTCACCGGACTTCTTCCACTCTCGCTATCTAATTGTTCAAAACTAGGATATATTGAAATGAGTGAAAATAAGTTTAATGGGAAGCTAGCAATTGACTTTGCTAAACTTAAAGATATGTACCAAATAACCTTAGTGGGAAACCTTTTCGGAAGCGGCGAAGCTGATGAAATGAAGTTTATTGATTCTTTGAAAAACTGTAGCATGTTACAGATACTGGATCTTGGTTACTGCCAATTTCGAGGAGTGCTCCCAAGTTCAATCG GAGTGTTTGCCAAAGCAAATGCCTTCTCGATTTTGGGGAATAGTAGGCTTTGTGGTGGCGTAGTTGAACTCGGGTTACCCAAATGCAAGGAGATGAAGAAACCTAAGAAAAAGCTTCCTTTGGTAATCGTATTAGTTTTTTCGATTGGATTACTTTGTATTGTACTATGGTTTGCGTACGCTTGGTCTAAGAAGAAAACCAAGGGCCAACAGCCTCAATCATCAACAAACGAACCGTTCTCGAACATAACGTATAGTCAGCTTCTCAAGGCTACAGATGGATTCTCCGAATCCAATTTGCTTGGCACGGGGGGTTTCAGCTCTGTTTATAAAGGAATCCTTGATGATTATGGTGGAATGGTTGCGGTCAAAGTTGTACATCTACAAATTCAAGGAGCTGAGAGAAGCTTTATTGCAGAGTGCGAAGTATGGCGGAGTATTCGACACCGGAATCTTTTGAAGATAATAACTTTATGTTCAAGTGTTGACTTTCAAGGCAATGATTTCAAAGCTTTGGTTTACGAGTTCATGCCTAATGGGAGTTTACATGACTGGTTGCATTCAAGTGCAAGAAAGTCTAGACTCGACATTCTTACAAGAATACGTATTCTCATTGATGTCGCGTGTGCACTTGATTATCTTCATAATCACTGCCAGCCAACCATTGTTCACGGTGACTTGAAGCCTAGTAACATTTTACTTGATGATGATATGGTGGCCCATGTTGGAGACTTTGGTTTAGCTCGATTTCTTGGAACAGATTCAAATAAAAACAACTCTTTAGCTATTAAAGGAACCATCGGGTATGCAGCTCCAG AGTATGGTCTCGGGAGTGAGATGACAACTAGTGGGGATGTCTATAGTTTTGGAATATTATTATTGGAGGTGATGACAAGGAAAAGGCCAACAGACGACATCTTTAACGATGGCCTTAACCTTCATCATTTTGTGTACATGGCCTTGCAAGAAGACCATGCAACTGATGTTATTGATGGTGACCTTCTAAATTATCATCTAGATGTTGAAATTGATAGTGACCTAAATTATGATGAAGACGATGAAATTGCCAAGAAAGGTAAGACAACAAACACAAAGATGATAGAGGAATGCATGACTCCAATTTTGAAGATTGGAGTATTATGCTCACTAGATTCCCCACCACAACGGATGCATATCAAAAATGTTGTCCACGAGTTGCAGCGTACTATGGATACACTTCGAAACGCTTGA